The segment ATGCCCCCGCCGATGATCAACGTGTCCAGACGGTTCACCAGATTTTCCAAAAGCGCGATCTTGGTGGATACTTTCGCACCGCCCACCACCGCCCCGACGGGGCGTTCAGGTTTAGACAAAGCGGCCTCCAGCGCGCGCAGTTCGGCTTGCATCAGGCGTCCTGCACAAGACGGCAAATGTTGCGCGATGCCGCTGGTGGAAGCATGCGCACGGTGCGCCGCCGAAAAGGCATCATTGCAAAATACATCGCCCAAACCGGCCAGCCGCTGCGCAAAGGCGGCATCATTGGCCTCTTCGCCGGGATAAAACCGGATATTTTCAAGCAGCAGAACATCTGCAGTTTCGGCATCACCACCCAGTGTTTCCGCCGCTTCCAGCGTTTCAAGCAGAACAACCTTTGACCCCAGCGCCTGTTCCAAGGTGGGCAATACCTGTGCAAGGCTCATTTCTGCGTTGACCTTGCCCTTGGGGCGACCGAAATGCGCCAGCAACATCGGCTTACCGCCCTTGGCAAGAATGTCGCGGACCGTTGGCACAATCCGTTCGATCCGCGTAGCGTCGGTAACGCGGCCCTCTTCAACCGGTACGTTAATATCTACCCGCACCAACACGCGTTTGCCTGCCAATTCCAGATCGTCCAGCGATTTCCAGCCCATCAAATTCGTCCCTTTGTGCATATTTACCTTATGGTTTTGCCTTTCTGGGCCGAATGGTCAATGCACTCGCTTGGCAATCGGGCAGATCATGCCTAGTTAGGGGTAAATGAGTTAAAGGAGCGCCCAATGGCCGAGATCAAAGACCCGGAAAACACCATCCTGATGGAACTGAAGGACGGCACCGTCACTATCGAACTGATGCCAAATCTGGCACCAAAGCATGTCGAGCGCATGAAAGAACTGGCCCGCGCCGGTAAATATGACAATGTCTGCTTTCACCGTGTGATTGACGGTTTCATGGCCCAGACGGGCGATGTTCAGCACGGCAACATGGAAGACGGATTCAACCTGCGCAGCGCGGGCACCGGCGGCTCTGATCTTGGCAATGTGCCTGCGGAATTCTCCAAAGTGCCCCACGCACGCGGCTCCATCGGCGCTGCGCGCTCGGCCAATCCTGACTCGGCCAACAGCCAGTTCTTCATCAACTTCTCCGACAATGATTTCCTGAACGGCCAATACACCGTGTACGGTCAGGTGATTTCGGGCATGGAACATGTCGATGCCATCACACGCGGCGAGCCACCGGCGCAGCCTGACCGCATGATCAGCGTCAAGGTCGCGGCAGATGTTTAAATCGGTTCTGACCGGCAGCCTTTTGGCAGCCTTCATCGGCACAGCCGCGTCGGCTACGGGGATCAAGATCGAGGTGGCGGGCGAGGCGAACGGCACGATTATCATTGATCTGCTTGAAGATGTCGCCCCGAACCATGTGGAGCGGATCACCACACTGGCGGCAGACGGCGCATACGACGGCGTTGTCTTTCACCGCGTGATCGAAGGCTTCATGGCCCAGACCGGCGATGTGCAGTTCGGTAAAGAGGGGGGTGACACCCGTCGCGCCGGCATGGGCGGTTCCGAGATGCCGAATGTGGCGGCAGAATTCTCGGATCTGCCGTTTGACAAAGGTGTCGTTGGTATGGCGCGGTCCCAGAACCTGAACTCTGCGAACAGCCAGTTCTTCATCATGTTCGACGCGGGTCATTTCCTGAACGGTCAATACACGGTCGTTGGCCGCGTAACCGAAGGACAGGACGTTGTGGACGCCATCAAACTGGGCACCGGTGGCAATGGTGCCATGGTCGGCGCACCGGATGTGATGAAATCCGTAACCGTTATTGAGTAAGCGTTAAAGACAGATGCTGACCGTTAAAGGGCGCGCCACAGGGGGCGCCCTTTTTTCGTGCTCGGCGCGTTGCACATTTCGCATGGAGTTGGGGCGAGGTGGGGAAGCCGTTGGTTCACCGCGACAAACAAAAAGGGCACCGTCAGACTGACGATGCCCTTTGTAAATTCAACGGTGTGGCGGCTTACGCGGCCGGGTTGCCTTTCGGCACGGGCGATGATTTCGCGCCAGGGTTCAGCGGGTCGTCCTGACGCTGAACGGAACCTTCGAAATGGGCACCGGATTCAATCGCGATCGTCTTGTGGATGATGTCACCCTCA is part of the Sulfitobacter geojensis genome and harbors:
- a CDS encoding phosphoglycerate kinase, which codes for MGWKSLDDLELAGKRVLVRVDINVPVEEGRVTDATRIERIVPTVRDILAKGGKPMLLAHFGRPKGKVNAEMSLAQVLPTLEQALGSKVVLLETLEAAETLGGDAETADVLLLENIRFYPGEEANDAAFAQRLAGLGDVFCNDAFSAAHRAHASTSGIAQHLPSCAGRLMQAELRALEAALSKPERPVGAVVGGAKVSTKIALLENLVNRLDTLIIGGGMANTFLGAMGADMGASLQEPDFYDTARDILAQAERAGCRVILPQDGLVAREFAAGAAHEVAQLGADTKLGSDQMVLDAGPKSIEVVRVAFEGLKTLIWNGPLGAFEIAPFDTATVGAAQIAAKQTKDGTLVSVAGGGDTVAALNKAGVADDFTYISTAGGAFLEWMEGKTLPGVAALEGRPV
- a CDS encoding peptidylprolyl isomerase, which encodes MAEIKDPENTILMELKDGTVTIELMPNLAPKHVERMKELARAGKYDNVCFHRVIDGFMAQTGDVQHGNMEDGFNLRSAGTGGSDLGNVPAEFSKVPHARGSIGAARSANPDSANSQFFINFSDNDFLNGQYTVYGQVISGMEHVDAITRGEPPAQPDRMISVKVAADV
- a CDS encoding peptidylprolyl isomerase, translated to MFKSVLTGSLLAAFIGTAASATGIKIEVAGEANGTIIIDLLEDVAPNHVERITTLAADGAYDGVVFHRVIEGFMAQTGDVQFGKEGGDTRRAGMGGSEMPNVAAEFSDLPFDKGVVGMARSQNLNSANSQFFIMFDAGHFLNGQYTVVGRVTEGQDVVDAIKLGTGGNGAMVGAPDVMKSVTVIE